Part of the Phycisphaerae bacterium genome is shown below.
CCGCCGATGGCCGGCCCAATTTCGTGTTCATCCTTGTTGACGACCTGCGTTGGGATGCCATGAGCTGCGCGGGGCATCCATTCGTCCGGACCCCCAACATTGACAAGATCGCTTCGGCCGGCACTCGGTTCACAAATGCCTTCGTGACCATTTCACTGTGCGCCCCATCCCGGGCCTGTTTTCTGACGGGAACCTATGCCCACATCAACGGCGTACGAACCAACGAACAGATGGAATTCGACCACTCCATGCCGACCTACCCACGGCTGCTGCAGGCGGCCGGCTACGAGACCGCTTTCATCGGCAAGTGGCACATGAAGCCGGTGGCCGACCCGCGGCCGGGGTTCGATTACTGGCTCAGCTTCGTCGGCCAGGGCCAGTACATCAATCCGAAACTCAACGAGAACGGCCGCAACTTTCAGGCCGGCGGTTACATCACGGATCTCCTGACGCAGTACGCTGTTGACTTCATCAAGCGGCCGCGAGAAAAACCGTTCTGCCTGAACCTCTGGCACAAGGCAGTGCACGGACCCTTTACTCCGGCCGATCGGCACAAAGACCTCTACCGCGATGTGCTCTTGCCCGAGCCGCCCAGTTTCCGCGATACCTTCGAGGGTAAGCCGACCTGGCAAAGTCGGCGGCGATCCGCAGCCGGAGACGATAGCCAGGCAACCCGCCCGTCTCTGGCCGACCTGCAACCTCCGACATGGAACCCGCGGGACGAGCAGAAACTCAACTACTTCCGTGCGCTGGCGGCCG
Proteins encoded:
- a CDS encoding sulfatase, coding for MKRASISQHCRAAIALLSLASAFSAADGRPNFVFILVDDLRWDAMSCAGHPFVRTPNIDKIASAGTRFTNAFVTISLCAPSRACFLTGTYAHINGVRTNEQMEFDHSMPTYPRLLQAAGYETAFIGKWHMKPVADPRPGFDYWLSFVGQGQYINPKLNENGRNFQAGGYITDLLTQYAVDFIKRPREKPFCLNLWHKAVHGPFTPADRHKDLYRDVLLPEPPSFRDTFEGKPTWQSRRRSAAGDDSQATRPSLADLQPPTWNPRDEQKLNYFRALAAVDDSVGRILEVLRETAVIDNTVIIFAGDNGYFHGEHRRGDKRAAYEESIRIPLVMCGPGVPRNGGKLEPMVLNIDIAPTILDLAGVKPPASMQGMSLKPLLAGATPAWRKSFLYEYFQEKQLSQVPTVAAVRTERWKYVTYPEIQDLDELYDLTRDPIEMHNLATDPAAKEQLQKMRAELERLKKETGYTPFSR